The DNA region CCGGTGTCGTAGACCGCGACGATCGCCGGATGGTTCAGGGAGGCGGCGTTCTGGGCCTCCCGACGAAACCGCATCTGGAAGGTGGCGTCCCGGGCGAGGTCCGTGCGGAGCATCTTGATCGCGACGTCGCGGCCGAGCCGAAGGTCACGCCCCCGGTGCACCTCGGCCATGCCGCCATACCCGAGCAGCTCGCCGACCTGATACCTGCCACCGAGCAGGCGGGCCTGCGCTGTCATCGCGTCCGTCGTCCTTCGCTCGTCATCGTCTCGTAGCCCGCTCGGGGCTGATCCAGTCGACGGTACGCCGTCCGGGCCGGATCGTCTCGTCCGTCGGGCCCCAGCGCGCCGGACGTCACCGACTGCACGGACCCCACTACCGGCATGCCGCTGTTGATGCTGTCCTTCAGCCTGTAGGAAACCACGCCCGAACAGACCACGACCAGTGTGCCCAGCAGGATCGCCAGGAACACCATGCCGGACCGTGACCGCCTGGGCGCAGGCCGTGACTGACCGCCCTGCGGAGCGTACGCCGGGGGAACCGGGGCCGCACCGCGTGGATAGCCGGTCACCGCCGGTGCGACCGTCGTCGGACGGGGCTGGGCGACCGGCTGCCGCCCGGCGACCGGCAGGTGGCCCGCCGCCGGGGGCCGGTTGATGGCCGGCGGCCGGGGTGCGGCGGGCGAGTGGGGGGCAGCCTGCGGCCTGGGCGCGGCCGGTGAGTGCGGGGCGGCCGGTGGGCGGGGCGGCTGCGGCGCCGGCACCTGGGCCCGCCCGGGAGGGGATGCCGCCGGGCGCCCCGGGGCCGGGGAGGCCGGCGCCGCCGAGATGGGGGCCGACCCACCGGAGCGCGCCTGCCGGGACAGGGCCGCCTTCAACTGCCGGGCGGCTCCGGCCAGCATGGCGGCGCTGGCCCAGCGGTCCTTCGGATCCTTGGCCATCGCCCGCTCGACGAGCGCGCAGACCTGCGGCGGGATGTCCGAGGGCAGGGACCGGGGGGTCTCCCGGACGTGCCGCATGGCGATGTCCAGGGGGTTGTCGCCCTCGAACGGCCGACGCCCGGCCAGACACTGATAGGCGACCACCCCGAGGGCGTACACGTCCGAGGCGGGGGTGGCCACCTGACCGGTGGCCTGCTCCGGCGAGATGTACGAGGCGGTGCCGAGCACGGAACCGGCCGCGGTGAGCTGACCCACCAGCTCGGAGCGGGCGATGCCGAAGTCGGTCAACACCAGGGTGCCGTTGGGGCGGACCAGCAGGTTGCCGGGCTTCACGTCCCGGTGCACGATCCCCTTGACGTGGGCGGCGTGCAGGGCGTCGGCGGCCTGCGCGACCAGCGCCATGGTCCGGGCCGGGGTTAGCCGACCGACCCGGCTGAGGGTGGCCGACAGGGGATCACCCTCGATGTACTCCATCACCAGGAAGGCGATCTGCTGGTCGCTGCCGAAGTCGTAGACGTCGACCACGCCGGGGTGGTTGATCGTCGCCATGGTCCGGGCCTCGCCCCGGAACCGCTCGGCGAAACCCGGCTCGTCCAGCAACGCCGGGAGCAGGCTCTTGACCGCGACCGTACGCCCCAGCACCTGGTCGGTGCCGCGCCAGACGTCACCCATGCCGCCGCTGGCGATCCGCTCGTCCAGGCGGTACCGGTTGCCCAGCTGTACTCCCGGACTGAGCATCAGCGCCCCCCGGGGTCGGCGATGGCGGCGCGCATGATCTGGCCGGCGATCCGGGCGGCCTCGGCGCTGCCGCCGCTGCCCGCCTCCTCCAGCACGACGCAGACCGCCGAGACCGGGTTGCCGTCGGAGTCCAGTGCGAAGCCGATGAACCAGCCGTGGTCGGGCCGGTCCGGCGCGGACTGCGCGGTACCGGTCTTGCCCCCCACGGTGTACCCGTTGATCTGGGCGTTGCGCCCGGTGCCGTTGCGCACCACGCTGACCATCATGTCCCGCAGGTCGCCGGCGACCTGACCGCTGACCGAGCGGCGCAGCTCGCGCGGGTTGGCGGTGTCGTAGACCGTGGTGCGGTCCGGCGCGAGCAGCTGACGCACCAGGTAGGGCCGCATCTGGCTGCCGCCGTTGGCGACCGCCGCAGCGATCATGGCCCCTTCCAGGGGGGTCATCCGCACGTCCCGCTGCCCGATGGAGGACTGGGCCAGCGCGGCCGGGTCGGGACCGCCGTCCGGGTTCTCCATGCTGCCGGTACGGCTGGCCGCGACGCCCTGACCGCCCTCACCGAGCCGGCCCACGGTCAGGTCCTCCTGCTCGAAGCCGAAGTCCTGGGCCTTCTTCTTGATCACGTCGGGGCCGAGCTGCACCCCCAGCTTGGCGAAGCCGGTGTTGCAGGAGTCGGTGACCGCCTTCATCAGGGTCACCTCCGCCTGGGGGCAGATCGAGGGCGCCGCGTTGGTGATCGACTGACCGGAGGTGGGCGGGGTGTAGCTAGGGCCTGCCGAGATGTTGGTGTCCTTGCCGATGCCGTTCTCCAGCGCGGCGGCGGCCACCACGATCTTGAAGGTGGAACCGGGTGGCAGCACCTCCGCGAGGGCCCGGTTGCGCAGCGGACGGGACCGGTCCTGGTCCAGCTTGTTGTACGCCGCCACGGCCTCGTTGGTGTTGTGGCTGGCCAGCGGGTTCGGGTCGAAGCTGGGCATGGAGACCATGGCCTGCACGGCCCCGGTACGCGGATCGATCGCGATCGCCGCCCCCTTGCTGGCCCCCCGGTTGTTGTTGCGCAACTGGTCGTACGCGACGTCCTGAGCACGCGGGGAGAGGGTTAGCAGCACGTTGCCACCGGCGGTGCGGTTGCCGGTGAACATGTCCTTGATCCGGTTGGCGAAGAGCTTGTCGCTGGTGCCGGCCAGGAAGTCGTTCTCGGACCGCTCGATGCCGGTGTCGGCGAGGTTGACCGGCTTGTAGCCGAGGACATGGGCGTACTTCGCCCCACCGGGGTAGGTACGCAGGAAGGTCAGCTTGCCGTCGGTCTCCTTGCTGACCGCCAGGGCGGTGCCGCCTGCCTCGATGTTGCCCCGGCGACGCTCGTACTCGGCCAACTGGACCCGGGTGTTGTAGTCGCTGGTGCGGTACTCGTCGGCCTTGTACCCCTGAACCCAGTTCAGGTTGGCGAAGAGCAGACCGAACAGGACGATGACGACGACACCGACCCGGCGCAGGGGTGCGTTCACGGCTTGATCACCTCCGTGGGGGCACCGTGCAACTGCTCCGGCGGGCCCCCGGTCGGTCGGTTCACCTTGCCGCCGCCGGTGACCGGCCGACGACCGGCGTCGGAGACCCGCAGCAGCACCGCGATGAGCAGCCAGTTCGCCATCAGCGAGGAGCCACCGGCGGACAGGAAGGGGGTGGTCTGGCCGGTCAGCGGGATGAGCTTGCTGATCCCGCCGACGATCACGAAGACCTGCAACGCCAGGGTGAAGGCCAGGCCACCGGCGAGCAGCTTGCCGAAGGAGTCCCGCACCGCCAGGCCGGCCCGCAGTCCTCGCTCCACGATCAGCAGGTAGATCACCAGCAGGGCGGTGAGCCCGAACAGGCCGATCTCCTCACCGATCCCGGCGAAGATGAAGTCGTTCTGCACCTCGGGCAGCTCCGTCGGCTGGCCGCCGCCCGGCCCGGCCCCGAACAACCCACCGGTGCCCAGGGCCAGCAGCCCCTGCACCAACTGGTAGCCCTCGTCGTACGGCTTGGCGAAGGGGTCGAGCCAGATCTGCGCCCGCACGTAGAAGTTGGCGAACGGCCCACCGATCGCCTCGCCGAGCACGTACGCCAGGTAGGCGCCGCCGAAGAACAGGACCAGACCGATGAGCAGCCAACTGACCCGTTCGGTAGCGATGTAGACCGTCGCCACGAACATGCCGAAGTAGAGCAGGGAGGTGCCCAGGTCCTTCTGGAAGATCAACACCAGCAGGCTGATCACCCAGACCACCACCACCGGACCCAGGTCACGGCCGCGCGGGAAGTCGATGCCGAGGAACCGGTGACTGGCCAGCGAGAGCACCTCGCGCTTGCGGACCAGGTAGTAGGCGAAGAAGGCCAGCAGGGCCAGCTTGGCGAACTCGCCGGGCTGGATCGAGAAGCTGCCGATGCGGATCCAGAGCTTCGCGCCGTTGACCTCGGAAATCCGGTCCGGCAGCACCGCCGGGATCATCACCAGCACGATGCCGGCCAACCCCAGGGTGTACGCGTACCGCGAGATCGAACGGTGGTCGCGTACCAGGACCAGCAGGCCGGCCGCGAGCAGCACCGACAGCAGGGTCCAGGCCAGTTGCCGACCACCGATACCAGCGAAGATGGCCAGGTCGGCCCGCTCCTCCGGGTCGGCGTAGGCCAGGTCCAGCCGGCGCAGGAAGCCGACCCCCAGGCCGTTGAGCAGCGCCACCGCCGGCAGCAGGGCCGGGTCGGCGTGCGGGGCCAGGAACCGGATCGCCACATGGATGCCGAGGAACACGGCGGTGAGCACCGCGGCCGGCACCCAGAAGTTCGGGGTGACCGTGTCGAGCACGTTCGCCTCGACCATCGCGCCGTACGCGGCGACCAGCACCATGGCCAGCAGCAGCAGCGACAGTTCGGCGTTGCGTCGGGACCGGGCCAGGCGTACGCCGGGTCGCTCGCCCGCGTTGGCGGGCGAGGATGCCGGAGTGGCCGCTGCGGTCACGATCGTCCTCGGGTCGGAAGCCGACGCCTACTCGGGCGACCGGCAGGCCGCCGGGTCGACCGTGGGCGTGAAGGCATCGGCGGGTGGGGCGTCCGGTGTGCTCACCGGCGGGGCCAGGGAACTGCTGTCGGGTGCCGGCGAACCGCTGGCGGCCCGGCTCGGCGGAGCGCTCGGCTCCGGGGAGAAGAAGTCCGCCGTGGGGTCGGTGCTCGGGGACGAGGTGGGCGGGCAGAGCGGCTTCAGGTTGACATTCGTCGGGCTGTCCATGGTCAGCTCCGCCAGCCGGCGCTCCGCGTCCGGCTCGCTCCTGGCCGGAATGCCCTGCTTGACCTGCTCCTGAGCGGCGAGGGTGAGGTCGTCCAGCCGAGCGGTGCTGGTGGAATGCACCGAGGAGAGATCCATCCCGGCGATCTCACCCTGGATGCCCCGGAACACGGCCACCTGACCGTCCTCGGTCGCCCCGACGTAGTACTGCCGCTGGGTGTATTCGTACCCGGCGAAGACCCCACCCCCGATGATCACCAGGAGGGCGGCCGTCATCGCCACGGCACGCAGCGGACGGCGGCGGGCCTCCGGCTCGTCGTCATCTCCGGCCGGCTCCTCCGGCGCGGGCGGCCGGGGAGCGGACAGTGCCGAAGCGCGGGCCGCCGGGGTGGAGACGTCCGCCGAGGTCGCCATGCCCCGGTCCCGGGCTGCCGCACCACCCACGATCGGGGCGGCCTCGACGATGTCGCGGTCGGTGGCGTCGGCGATGATCACGGTGATGTTGTCCGGACCGCCGCCACGCAGGGCCAGTTGGACGAGTCGCTCTACGCACTGCTGCGGGTCGGCGTACTCGCGCATGGTCTCGGCGATGGTCTCCGCACTGACCACCCCGGACAGGCCGTCCGAGCAGATCAGGTAGCGGTCCCCCGGCAACACCTGGCGGACGGAGTACTCCGGGTCGATGTCCCGACCGTCGAGGGCCCGGGTCAGCAGCGACCGCTGGGGGTGACTGCTGGCCTCCTCCGGGCTGATCCGACCCTCGTCGACGAGCATCTGGACGTAGGTGTCGTCCTTGGTGATCTGGTTGAAGTCACCGTCACGCAGCAGATAGGCGCGCGAGTCACCGATGTGGACCATCCCCAGCTTGCTGCCGGAGAAGAGGGTCGCGGTGAGTGTGGTGCCCATCCCCTCCAACTGCGGGTTGGCGTCCACTGTCTCGCGGAGCTGTTGGTTGGCGGTGCCCACGGCGGAGCGCAGCGCGTCGACCAGGGCATCCCCAGGGACGTCCTCGTCGAGCGGCGCCATGGCACCGATGACGATGTTGCTGGCGACGTCACCGGCGGCCATACCGCCCATGCCGTCGGCGACGGCGAGTAGCCGCGGTCCGGCGTAGACGGAATCCTGATTGCCGTCTCGGATCAGACCGCGGTCGCTGTGGGCCGCATAGCGCAGGGTCAGAGTCATGGCCGTAATTCGAGAGAGGTGCGGCCGATCCGGATCGGCACGCCGAGGGGTACGGGGGTCGGTCCGGTGACCTTAGCGCGATCGAGGTACGTCCCGTTAGTCGAACCGAGGTCTTCGACGAACCACTGCCCTTCACGGGGCAAGAGCCGGGCGTGTCGCGCCGAGGCGTAGTCGTCCGTGATGACGAGGGTGGAATCCTCGGCCCGACCGATGGTTATCTGAGCCTCGCCCAACGTGATCCTGGTGCCGGCCAGTTGACCGGCGGTCACGACCAGTTGATGCGCCGCCCGTCCCCGCTTCACCTTCGCCGGCTTCGCCGTCGCCTGGCCGGTCGACGCACCTACCGCGCGGGGCGCGGCCACCAGCCGACCGGAGCGGGCCCCGGCGAAGAGGTCCCGCCGGATGACGCCGACCACCGTGAACACGAAAATCCACAGCAGGACGAGAAATCCGAACCGGGCGACGGTGATGACGAGTTCCGGCAAGGCGGATCAGCCGTCCACGCGGAAGGTGAGGGTGGTGGTGCCGAGCTGGATCATGTCGCCGGGGTTCAGCGCCACCGCGGAGACCCGCTGACCGTTGACCATGGTGCCGTTGGTGGAGCCGAGGTCGGTCAGCACAACCTGCCCACCGTCGAAGTCCAGCCGGGCGTGTCGGCGGGAGATGCCGACGTCCGGCAGGCGCAGATTGGCCTGGTCGCCACGACCGATCACGGTCGACCCCATCTGGAGGGGGTAGGTGCGGCCGTCGCCGGAGACCAGTCGCACGTTACGACCGCCGCTGTGCGCCGGCGGCGCGCCGTAGCCGCCGCCCTGGTCGTAGGCGGGGTATCCGGGGGGACCGGCGTCGTAGCCCGGGGCGGCGACCGGGGCGACCTCGCCACCGGTGTAGACCTCGGCGGTGACCCGGAACATGCCGGTGTCCAGCCCTTCCCCGCGCTCGATCTCGACGATCACGTCGCCGTAGACCGTCCACGCCTGCTCGCCGATGAACTCCGCCTGCGACTGGGCCAGTTCCTGGGCCAGCGCGGCGGCGTACGGCGCCAGCCGACTGTGGTCGTACGGCGAGAGATCGATCACGTAGCGGTTGGGCACCAACGTGCGCCCGCCAGCCAGGATGGCCTTGTGCGCCTCGGCCTCCCGCTGCATGGCGTTGAGGATCTCCACGGGGTGCACGACCCCTTTGAAGACCTTGGCGAAAGCTCCTTCGACCAGGCCTTCCAGACGCTTCTCGAAGCGTTGCAGCACGCTCACCGGCTCCTCCTCGGGTCCCGAGGACATGATGGTATCCGTCCAGAGCGCACGCAGCTCACACGCCGCTCGGCCGGCAGGCCAGGCCTCGTTCGGACGGCTCAGGATTGTCGTGCTACTCTTTCGTCCGCCACGAACGGTAACCGCTGGAAGCAGCGAACGCCATTCGCGGCGAAGACCGGAGCCACGTAGCATTGCCGAGGCCCCGCTGGAGACAGCGGAGTCGGGGTTTACTACGCTGACCGAGGTCATGCCACGGGGAAGTGGCGGAATGGCAGACGCGCACGGTTCAGGTCCGTGTGTCCGAAAGGACGTGGGGGTTCAACTCCCCCCTTCCCCACCAGTCGACGAGGGTCTCGCGAATTCGCGGGGCCCTCGCTGCTTATCGGGCATACCGAATGTCACGCTATGCTTCGCTGGTTTCTGCCTCCAACGGACCAGGAGTGGCTCGTGAGTGTCGCATTCGTGACCGGCTCGGGCGGGTTGATCGGCTCTGAGGCGGTCCGGCACTTCGCCGGCCTGGGTCTCGACGTGGTCGGCATCGACAACGACATGCGGCAGGAGTTCTTCGGCGAGGAGGCCTCCACCGCGTGGAACGTACGCCGGCTCACCGACGAGCTGGGTGAGGCGTACTCGCACCACAGCATCGACATCCGGGACCGCAGCGCCCTGGGTGCGCTGTTCCAGCGGTACGGCCGGGACATCGCGGTGGTGATCCACACCGCCGCCCAGCCCTCGCACGACTGGGCGGTACGCGATCCGTTCACCGACTTCGACGTCAACGCCGCGGGCACCCTCAATGTGCTCCAGAACGTCCGCGAACACTGCATCGAGGCGCCGTTCATCCACTGCTCGACCAACAAGGTCTACGGCGACCGGCCGAACAGCCTGCCCCTGGTCGAGTTGGCCACCCGCTGGGAGATCGAGCCGGGGCACCCGTACGAGCGGGGCATCCGGGAGGACATGTCGATCGACGCCTGCCTGCACTCCATCTTCGGGGCCTCCAAGGTCGCGGCGGACGTGATGGTGCAGGAGTACGGCCGGTACTTCGGGATGAAGACGGCCTGCTTCCGGGGCGGCACCCTGACCGGGCCGGCCCACTCCGCCACGGAGTTGCACGGTTTCCTCGGGTACGTGATGCGGGCCAACATGGAGCGCCGCACCTACAAGATCTTCGGCTACCAGGGCAAGCAGGTCCGGGACGCCATCCACAGCTCGGACGTTGTCTCCGCCTTCGAGGCCTTCTTCCGCAACCCCCGCTCGGCAGCGGTCTACAACCTCGGTGGCGGCCGACACTCCAACATCTCCAACCGGGAGGCGTTCGCGCTGGCCGAGCAGATCACCGGCCAGGAGATGATCACCGAGTACGTCGAGGCCAACCGGATCGGCGACCACAAGTGGTGGATCGGCTCCAACGAGGCCTTCCAGGCCGACTACCCGGACTGGAAGCAGGTCTACGACGTACCCATGATCATGCGAGAGATCTACGAGGCCAACGTGGGCAAGTGGGTCCCGACCAGCAACGGCGAGGTCCGGTCGTGAGCAAGCGCAACGTGCTCGGCGTCCTGGTCGACGCCACCGACTACGCGACCGCGACCGAGCAGGTCGTGGCCGCCGCCCAGGAGCGCCGCCCGCTGGCGCTGACCGCGCTCGCCGTGCACGGGGTGATGACCGGGGTGCTGGACCCGGCGCACAACGCCCGGTTGAACTCCTTCGACCTGGTTACCCCGGACGGCCAGCCGGTGCGCTGGGCGCTGAATCTGCTGCACGGGGCGGGCCTGACCGATCGGGTCTACGGGCCCCAACTGACCCTGCATGTGCTGTCCCGCTGCGCCGACGAGGGCCTGCCGGTCTACCTGTACGGCTCGACCGAGGAGACCCTGGCCCGGCTGATTCCCGAACTGGAGCGGATGTTCCCGGCCCTCAAGATCGCCGGGGTGGAGCCCTCCAAGTTCCGTGCCGTGCAGCCGGGGGAGGACGTGGAGATCGCCGACCGGATCAAGGCCAGCGGGGCCCGGCTGGTCCTGGTCGGCCTGGGCTGCCCCCGCCAGGAGGTCTTCACGTACGCGATGCGCCCGCTGCTGGACATGCCCCTGATGGCCGTCGGCGCCGCCTTCGACTACCACGCCGGGCTGCTGCGTCAGCCCCCGCCGTGGATGCAGCGGGCCGGGCTGGAGTGGTTCTGGCGGCTCGGCCTGGAGCCGAAGCGGCTGTGGCGGCGGTATGTGATCCTCAACCCGGCCTACCTGAGCCGGTTGTTCGCGCAGAAGGTCGGCCTGTGGAAGGCCCGGCCGCCCGCGCCGGCGACCGAACGACCGACCGGTTTCGCGGTCTGACCGCACTCCCGCAAGTGTCGACGATCGGGCCCCCGACCAAGTGGTCGAGGGCCCGATGTCGTACGAGGGTCAGAGGTTCAGGGTCCAGGTGTTGAGGTAGCCGGTGTCAGCGCGGTAGACGTCGCGCACCTGAAGGCGCCAGGTGCCGTTCGCCGCCTCGCTGGACAGGTTCACCGTGTAGGTGGTGTTCACGTTGTCCGTGCTGTCGGAACCGCTGCTGTTCTTCAGCCGGTAGGACGAACCGTCCGGGGCGAGCAGGTCGATGACCAGGTCACCACGGTAGGTGTGCACGATGTTCACCGCGACGGTGGAGCTGGACGAGGCGTTGCGGTTGCAGCCGGCGATGGTGATCGAGCTGGTGACCGCCGACCCGGCGTCCGGGATCGACACGTCCGTGCCGTTGGTGCCGGAGCAGCTGCCGCTACCGCTGCCGGTCACCGTCAGGGTGTAGGTGGCGGTCTTGGTGCCGGAGGCCGCGCTACCGGTGATGGTCACCGGGTAGGTGCCGGCCGGGGTGCTGGCCGAGGTGCTGATGGTCAGGGTCGAGGACCCGCCCGAGGTGACCGTGGCCGGGCTGAACGAGGCGGTCGCCCCGGACGGCAGGCCGCTGGCCGAGAGGCTTACCGACTGGGCCGAGCCGTTGGTGGTGGCGGTGGACACCGAGGCGGTCGCCGAACCGCCCGGCGCGACCGAACCCGAGGTCGGCGAGACCGAGACCGAGAAGTCGTTGGTCGGCGGCGGGGTGCTGCCGTTGACCACGTAGAGCAGCTGGTTGGGGGTACCGGTGCCCACGTTGCTGATCACGTTCGGGGTGGAGTTGTTGACCAGGTAGTCCCGCACCTGCTGGTTGCTCCAGGACGGGTTGGCCGAGAGCACCAGGGCGGCGGCACCGGCGACATGCGGCGAGGCCATCGAGGTACCGCTGATGGTGTTCGTCGAGGTGTCGTTGGTGATCCACGGGGCCGTGATGCTCACGCCGGGCGCCAGGATGTCGACGCAGGTGCCGAAGTTGGAGAAACTGGCGGCGGCGTCGTTGTTCTGGGTGGCGCCGACCGTGATCGCCGGTGCGGTTCGGGCCGGGGAGTAGTTGCAGGCGTTCTGCCGGACCCCGAGGCTGTTGCCGTTACCGGCGGCCACCACGAAGGTGACACCGGAGTTGATCGAGTTGATCACCGCGTTGTCGAGGGTGGTGTTCGCCCCGCCACCGAGGCTCATGTTGGCCACGGCGGGCTTGACCGCGTTCGCGGTGACCCAGTCGACCCCGGCGATGACCCCGGCGTTGGTGCCGCTGCCGGAGCAGTTGAGCACCTTGACGGCCACCAGTCGGGTCGCCTTGGCGACGCCGTACGCGGTGCCGCCGACCGTACCGGCGACGTGGGTGCCGTGGCCGTTGCAGTCGGTGTTGTTGGAGTCGACCGCGTTGGTGCCCCAGGTCGCCCGGCCGCCGAAGTCCGAGTGGGAGGTCCGGATGCCGGTGTCGATGATGTACGAGGTCACGTTCGAGGCCGTATTGGGGTACGTGTAGGAGCTGTTCAGCGGCAGGTTGCGCTGGTCGATGCGGTCCAGGCCCCAGGACGGGGGGTTGGTCTGGGTGGCCGCCAGTTGCACGGTGTGGTTCTGCTCGACGTACGCCACCGCCGGATCCGCGGCGATCCGGGCCGCCGCCTTGGCGCTGATCCGCAGCTCGGCGCCCCGGATGGCGGTGCTGTAGGTGCGGGCCGTGGCTCCACCGTGGCGGCGCAGCAGGCGTTCCACCGAGGAACCGACCGCGGTACGGCTCACCTCGCTGTCCTTGAACACGACGATGTAGCTGTCCTTGACGGCGGTGGCGCCGCCGGCGCTTCGGATGGTGCCGACCGGTTCGGCGGCCATGGCCGGCGTCGCTGCCGCCACCATGGCCAACGCAGCCAACCCGACGAGAACGGACCTTTGTGGAAGAGCCATCTTCCTACTACCTCCCTCTCATCGACAGCCTTCGTCACCTGCTCGGGACAGCTAGATCGAAGGATGCCGATCAAGAAGAGGGTAGTTCGAGGTGTTCAACCAGATAAACATGTCGGATCACCCATAACACGAAGCGATGGTCCCCCTACGGGTACGGGTACGGGAGGGACCGGGGACCAACCCGGATTCGCCGACACGAAAAACGGGCAAGGCTGACCGGTATGCAGAACCACTTGGTCCTCCTGCTCCCGGTCGCAGTCGTCTGGTGGGCCGCCGGCTACCTCGCGGAGGGGCTGCCCCGGATGCGGCACGCGCGCGGGCTGCGCCGACACACCGGCTGGCTGCTCGGATTGACCCTGGTCGGGCTCGGTCTGACGGTGGCTCTGCCGATCGCCGGCCTGACCACCGCCGGTGCCACCCTGGCCGACCGGGCCGCCGGTGGCCTGGCCCTGGCCGCCCTGCCCGCGTTGACGGTGGCGATCTGCACCGTACGCCGGGTGCGTCGGCTCCGGGCCGGAGCGGGGGCACTGGCCGCCACCGCCACGACCCCGGCCCCGCACGGGCTGCGGGCCGCCGCCGCCCATCCGATGATCGGGCTGCCGTTGCAGGTGACCGGACTGGCCCTGCTGCCCGCCCTGATCGCGGCCAGCGGCGTCGGTCAGTTCTTCGGCCCCGGTGCCACCGGACCGGCGGTCACCATCGGAGTGTTGGGCGTGGTGGCCATCGGGGTCCGCCACGCGCTGCGGCACAACCGGCTGGCCGAGCGGGCCATGCCGCAGCGGGCCGTCAGCTCACCGAGCCCGGCCCGTGCCCTGCACGTATAGCAGTTCCAGGATCGCCCGGGTCGCCTCGAACCAGCGGTCGAGCCAGCCCGGCGGCGGCACACTGCCCCTGGGGGGCAACTCCAGCAGCAGGCCGCGCAGCAGCGGATGATCCGCCAGGGAGCCCTCGTCCATGGTCGACCAACCGGCCGCCGGGAAGGACGGCTCGGTGAGCGGATTGGGGTCCAGCGACGGCAGGGTGAGCGGCGAAGCCGCCGGCTCGCCCGTCGGGCTGGCCTCCCGCCCAGGGTGTTCGGGGTCCGTAGAGACCACCTCGGTCAACACGGTGTCCCGCCGAGCCCCGCGATATTTCCCACCGAACCGCTCCGGCTTGCCCGGCCCGTTGGTGAGGTTGTCCGACCCGATACTCGTCATCGTCTCGCCTGCCTCGTTCGGATACCCGCCCTGCTCGGGGGGATGTCGACCAGCGCGTACCGAGAGGTACAACGAGACGGACACGAAGTGGCGACGGCAGCCGTGCCGACCGTCGGCACGAACTGGTCCCCGACCGGACGAGCCGATCGGGGACCAGTCACTACTACGGGATCAGTCCCGTCCGAAGACGCCGTCCCGTGTGCCGGCGACGAAGGCGCGCCAGTCACCCGGGGCGAAGACCAGGGCCGGTCCGGCCTTGTCCTTCGAATCCCGGACGCCGACCGCCCCGGTCACATACGCCACCTCAACGCAGTTGTCACAGTTCGGCCCGCTCTTCGAGCTCTTGAACCAGTGCGCCTGCGTCAGGTTCACGGGGAATCCTTGCGTCGCCATTTCCACAGCGGCTCCTCTGCCAGTTTTGCGATGTACCCGACGGACTCCTCCGGACGCATGGCCGCTGCTCGAATGTGATCGAAGATGAAGTTGTACTTCTGTAGTTCGTCGCTCTTCTCCAGGAAGAGCCCACCCGTGGCGTTCTCCGCGTACACGACATCCGGATCACCGGGTTCAGGGAAGCCCAGAATCGTGAAGGTGCCGTCCATGCCGGCGTGAGCTCCCACCTCGAAGGGCAGGACCTGCAACGTCACGTTCGGCAGCTTGGCCACCTCCACCAACTGCTGGAGCTGAGCGCGCATCACCGCGTCCCCGCCCACCGGACGGCTCATCACCGCCTCATCGAGCACCACCCACAGATCGACCGGATCGTCCTGCGTCAACAACGACTGACGACCGAGTCGGACACGCACTCGTTGCCGCACCTGTTCCTCGGTGAAGTCAGGGCGGGCCGCACGGATCATCGCGCTGGCGTAGTCCTCGGTCTCCAGTAGGCCCGGAACGACCTGCTGCTCGTACGCACGGATCGAGCTGGCCGCGGCCTCCAGGCCCACGTACGCCCCGACCAGAACCGTGCTGTACGGATGCCACCATCCCTTCTGCCGCGCCTCCCGCGCGATCTGCACCAACTCGTCGCTCTCGGCGCCGACCACCCCGTAGATGCGGAGCATGTCCCGAACGTCCCGGGGGGTCGCGGTCGTGTGGC from Micromonospora sp. NBC_01739 includes:
- a CDS encoding serine/threonine-protein kinase encodes the protein MLSPGVQLGNRYRLDERIASGGMGDVWRGTDQVLGRTVAVKSLLPALLDEPGFAERFRGEARTMATINHPGVVDVYDFGSDQQIAFLVMEYIEGDPLSATLSRVGRLTPARTMALVAQAADALHAAHVKGIVHRDVKPGNLLVRPNGTLVLTDFGIARSELVGQLTAAGSVLGTASYISPEQATGQVATPASDVYALGVVAYQCLAGRRPFEGDNPLDIAMRHVRETPRSLPSDIPPQVCALVERAMAKDPKDRWASAAMLAGAARQLKAALSRQARSGGSAPISAAPASPAPGRPAASPPGRAQVPAPQPPRPPAAPHSPAAPRPQAAPHSPAAPRPPAINRPPAAGHLPVAGRQPVAQPRPTTVAPAVTGYPRGAAPVPPAYAPQGGQSRPAPRRSRSGMVFLAILLGTLVVVCSGVVSYRLKDSINSGMPVVGSVQSVTSGALGPDGRDDPARTAYRRLDQPRAGYETMTSEGRRTR
- a CDS encoding FtsW/RodA/SpoVE family cell cycle protein codes for the protein MTAAATPASSPANAGERPGVRLARSRRNAELSLLLLAMVLVAAYGAMVEANVLDTVTPNFWVPAAVLTAVFLGIHVAIRFLAPHADPALLPAVALLNGLGVGFLRRLDLAYADPEERADLAIFAGIGGRQLAWTLLSVLLAAGLLVLVRDHRSISRYAYTLGLAGIVLVMIPAVLPDRISEVNGAKLWIRIGSFSIQPGEFAKLALLAFFAYYLVRKREVLSLASHRFLGIDFPRGRDLGPVVVVWVISLLVLIFQKDLGTSLLYFGMFVATVYIATERVSWLLIGLVLFFGGAYLAYVLGEAIGGPFANFYVRAQIWLDPFAKPYDEGYQLVQGLLALGTGGLFGAGPGGGQPTELPEVQNDFIFAGIGEEIGLFGLTALLVIYLLIVERGLRAGLAVRDSFGKLLAGGLAFTLALQVFVIVGGISKLIPLTGQTTPFLSAGGSSLMANWLLIAVLLRVSDAGRRPVTGGGKVNRPTGGPPEQLHGAPTEVIKP
- a CDS encoding PP2C family protein-serine/threonine phosphatase produces the protein MTLTLRYAAHSDRGLIRDGNQDSVYAGPRLLAVADGMGGMAAGDVASNIVIGAMAPLDEDVPGDALVDALRSAVGTANQQLRETVDANPQLEGMGTTLTATLFSGSKLGMVHIGDSRAYLLRDGDFNQITKDDTYVQMLVDEGRISPEEASSHPQRSLLTRALDGRDIDPEYSVRQVLPGDRYLICSDGLSGVVSAETIAETMREYADPQQCVERLVQLALRGGGPDNITVIIADATDRDIVEAAPIVGGAAARDRGMATSADVSTPAARASALSAPRPPAPEEPAGDDDEPEARRRPLRAVAMTAALLVIIGGGVFAGYEYTQRQYYVGATEDGQVAVFRGIQGEIAGMDLSSVHSTSTARLDDLTLAAQEQVKQGIPARSEPDAERRLAELTMDSPTNVNLKPLCPPTSSPSTDPTADFFSPEPSAPPSRAASGSPAPDSSSLAPPVSTPDAPPADAFTPTVDPAACRSPE
- a CDS encoding peptidoglycan D,D-transpeptidase FtsI family protein: MNAPLRRVGVVVIVLFGLLFANLNWVQGYKADEYRTSDYNTRVQLAEYERRRGNIEAGGTALAVSKETDGKLTFLRTYPGGAKYAHVLGYKPVNLADTGIERSENDFLAGTSDKLFANRIKDMFTGNRTAGGNVLLTLSPRAQDVAYDQLRNNNRGASKGAAIAIDPRTGAVQAMVSMPSFDPNPLASHNTNEAVAAYNKLDQDRSRPLRNRALAEVLPPGSTFKIVVAAAALENGIGKDTNISAGPSYTPPTSGQSITNAAPSICPQAEVTLMKAVTDSCNTGFAKLGVQLGPDVIKKKAQDFGFEQEDLTVGRLGEGGQGVAASRTGSMENPDGGPDPAALAQSSIGQRDVRMTPLEGAMIAAAVANGGSQMRPYLVRQLLAPDRTTVYDTANPRELRRSVSGQVAGDLRDMMVSVVRNGTGRNAQINGYTVGGKTGTAQSAPDRPDHGWFIGFALDSDGNPVSAVCVVLEEAGSGGSAEAARIAGQIMRAAIADPGGR